Below is a window of Xiphophorus couchianus chromosome 1, X_couchianus-1.0, whole genome shotgun sequence DNA.
TAGTTTATATTCAACTGGTGAAAGCTTGTAACCTAAAAGCTTCAAAAATGCTTacagtcagttttttttgtactgccacaaatgttcaacaaaaaaatctggcaATCAATGTTTTGTCAGGTCAGTGGTTAGAATAGACACCAGTTAAATAACTTGTAGCAGCCAATGTGTTTCAGCAACATTCGTAGATGTAGAATGTTCACCTTAAGCAGCAGATCATTTCATTTATCCCTTAAACCGGCTGCGGTCAGCTGTAATGACTTTTATGTGCTCCTCTGTGCAGTTTCCTCTGATGAGATGAGTGTGCGTGCTGGCCAGGGCAGTGATGAGGTGCTAGTTTCTCAGGCAGTTTGGGATTACCTGGCTGCAGCTGGGCGGCCCTGGCTCATTGACTTCCAGCACAAGCAGGGGATGAGTGCCGGCATCATCAGGCGAGGAGAGAGGGGGGGCTGCTGTGCTGTGCGGCTACAGCCGGTGGAAGGCTCGAGGAGCACCAGATCTGGGATGATGGATGGACCTATCTCTAGCGAGACGCGTAAAGCCTTCATTGACTTATGCCGATGTGCCCGCAAAGAAATGAGCAAACAGGAGGGAGGACCCAAGAGGAAGAGGGCTCTGCTGCCTTGCGTGGGGGTCCTGGAGCAGAATGGAGAAGGGAACCTCCAGGCTCCACCTTCCCTGCCACGGCGCTCCCAGAGACAGCAGCAGAGGTTCAGGAAACCTGCTGATGAGGAGGTGTGCGCCATGCTCCACGAGGCCTCTCTGAGGAAAGACATGGACTCTGGCATTGGGTCCCACAGTGAGGCCGAGGACAGTGGCATTTGCTCAATTTGCATGGGGGACATAGTGGAGAGGACCACCCTGGAGAAATGCGGCCATTCGTTCTGCCGCTCATGTCTGGAACGAGCCTTTAAGGTGAAGCAAGCTTGTCCCGTGTGCAGACTGGTTTATGGCCAGCTGGTTGGGAACCAGCCTGCCAATGGTTCAATGATGGTGGAGCGGGACCCTGATATGGAGCTTCCTGGCCATGAGGGCTACGGATGTATCTGCATCATCTACAGCTTCCCTCCTGGAGTACAGACAGTAAGTACCGTGAGGTACGGATAGAGACTCTGAGCAATGCAACTTATTCAAAAGCCTAAAACACAACTTTCCTCTCTTgtccagttatttttttcctcattttttcagctttatgaAATTAGGCTGAATATCTatgcactccacacttttcagattttttatctgtaaaagaTAAAGCGAAACAAGACTCATTCTTTTcattcacttcacaattatgcatttttgttttgtttttatctttcatataaaatcccaacaatatagactttgtggttgtaacatgacaaaatttgAAAGAGCTTATCTTTGCAAGATACCATGCATTAATATTCTCTTGAGTTAGAttcacagtacagaccaaaagtttggacacaccttttaattcaatgagtttcctttattttcatgactattgacattgtagattcacactgaaggcatcaaaactatgaataacacatgtggaaatatgcactaaacaaaaaatgtaaaacaactgaaaataccctttatattctagtttcttcaaagtagcaaccttttgctgtgattactgctttgcacacactctgcattttcttgatgagcttcaagaggtcgtcacctgaaatggttttcacttcataggtgtgccctgtcaggttaataagtgggatttcttgccttataaatagtcatgaaaataaagaaaacccattgaattagaaggtgtgtccaaacttttggtctgtactgtacatctaGTATTTAGACAAATATTAGACAGAAAATCCCCAATTCAAAGTTGCAGTCCTCAGTCTTATTGTAACACCTCATGGATAAAAAGAGCTTAGATGACTGAAGATTGCAAACgcaaaaaatctgcatttatagccttaatattttatacagtgctgttgcaaattaattttccataaattttatttaaaacaaaaacaaagtcgtATTTGTGCTCCATTAATGTCATTTTCTCTGACATGACCATGAAACACTGTCAGAAACTAAACACTGTGTTCTCCCTTTGACGTCACTTTATCCTCACATTTTTGATCCAAAGCCAAACAACATCTAATGAGTTAGACAGCATTGTTCCCACACTGGAAAATCTGCTCTTCATTTACAGGAAGTGAAACAGGTTTTAAGCTTCAACATTCAAGATAATGTCTGGAGATTTACGTCAACATGCAAATGTGACTGATGTTCACCATGATTCTCGCCTATTAAATCACCTCTAAGGAAGTGTAAAACCCCCATGTTGTGTAACATTTGTTGTTAAGTGAATAAACTACAAAGGAGATGTTAAATAGGCTTGGAAAGTGACAACAAAGTAATCACCCACTTGCAGATCTTAGTTTTGTGTTAATCTCTTGActatgagtttcactttaagGAGCCCTTATTCACATCATACGTACTATTTTCATCATTCTGCTGATCTACATGAAGTACTTCTCAGATTAGTTGGACGTTGGAGGATCAAACGGCTTGCAAAGTGTTTGAATTGCTACTGCTGCTGTCTTTATTTTGTATCATAGCATTACCTCTCACTagtttcttctcttctttcatcTTCTGTTGGCTGTTATGGCAATCAAAATTACTTTCACCTTTTTTGCACTTTGATACAACAAAcctcaaactatttttttttttttttaacccctccagggggtctttttgtgggctctagagtccctttttacaaagtaggctgacaggaaagggggaaggagaggggggaagacatgcggtaaatgtcgccaggtccgggagtcgaacccacgacagccgcatcgaggacttgaggcctccaaatgtgggtcgcgctaacccctacgccaccacggcacgccctgcctcaaactattttgtttgaattttatgtgataaaccaaaaGAAAGTGGTTTATCCTCCCTTTATTCTGATGCTTCTAAATTATGGGTCTTCAAATGCAGGCTCCAGGGGCTAATTTTCTGTAACCTTGTGATGTGTCTCTGGTCCAACTCACCTGAAACAAATGGCTGAATCACGTCCTCACAGTGATTCAAGTTTTCCACAGTCCTACTAATGGCCTCATTATTTGAGTCAGGGGTGTTGAAGCAGAGGCGcacctaaaagttgcaggacactgaccCTCGAGGCCTGCATTTGAAGATCCCTAATCTAAATTAAGATCTGTGGAGCACATGTTTGTTGAGCAGAAATCTCCTATTTAATACATAACTAAATCCCAATATCAGTACAGCTTGTTTGGTCACAAGAAAATCAccaaaaaatgcataaatttagGTTCATGtgtataatattataaaataaagttcaaacagtatgaatacttttgccacACCAGGGGGTTAGATATTTTATGTTGGTGCCTTTAAGCTGATCATTGAGGCGTACAGCTCATGGGTAGATCTTTGATTAAAATGGCGACTTAAGatgatttcaaacattttactctAGTGGCTGTCTCTTTAAGGCCTGACCGTTTAAAAGATGGATTGTTTTTGATTCATGAAATGACTGATTCCATAACAAACGTTCAGCTTTTATTTGACGCTTGCTACTTAGttggcattttttaaatgatgcacGAGAATGTAAAGGGAAAAACACCCCGTACTGATGGTGCAGTTTCAAACAGTTTCTGATTCATTTTACCCACAGCTCGATCACCCAAACCCTGGCATTCGATACCCAGGCACAGACCGCGTGGCCTACCTCCCTGATAGCCCAGAAGGGAACCGCGTGCTGGGCCTGCTGCGTCGGGCCTTCGAACAGCGCCTTATCTTCACCATTGGTACCTCCATGACTACGGGCCTGCAAAATGTCATCACTTGGAATGACATTCACCACAAGACATCCATATTCGGCGGGCCACCCTGGTACGTATCGGTTGTCTGGTTTTTGGAGAATCCTTGGCAAGGGAGTTCAGTCTATAAAGAAAGGCTTCGGTGGAAATGGACAGATTAAAATGTAGTTACATGGTACTTTTTGTTGCCAGTTGAGCAAACAAAGGAACTTTAGCCACTTTTCCCTTCTTTTTACAGCTTTGGCTACCCAGACCCCACATACTTGGTGCGTGTGACAGAGGAGCTCAGAGAAAAAGGTATTGCCATGAACTGACCACATGAGACCTCCAGGACTTTGTTGGACTTTTCCTTGGACATGTCCTCACTGTGGACCAAGCTGCAGGATTTGCTCTGAGACTGCCTGATGCCTAAACGATAgctgaagattaaaaaaacaaaacaaaacaaaaagaaaatcacctcATCAGACACACGTCTATTGCTGCAGAAGAATCCATATCTCCTCCACTGCTGTTCtactttggttatttttctCAAGCGTTCAAGTCATTCAGTGCTACATGTGGAAGAGAATACTCTTAAATGCAGTGCAAATCCTCAAAACCTCACTGCTGGCACCAGGCCTAATTTCTGATGCACTTATTTAGGAGCTTGTCAGAATTAATGTTACAAGATGTTATTTAGATAATTTAAGTTTAGTGACATTTAAGTTACATTCTATTAATGTTCATTTCCCTCCTTTGGGAGTACTTTTAAGTCTTAGAAGCACATGTTTGGTTGTGTCTCCCTGAAATGTTTGTTGAACAAGTTTGATTGTTATTAATTACCTGTTGTAATGATTGTACTTGGTTCGTACAGCAGAAGAGCACTGCTTTTAGCAACAGATTTACAGTTCTGATGTTATTGCAATCTTAAGCACTCACAGGCACTTTGGTaactattatttttgttttagtgaagTAGAAGTAATGGAAATCTGCTTCCTCTGAATGAAGGATGCGCAAAGCAAACAGGTTTATGCAGCCATCAGCTATTAGCTGGCGACACGTTCATGTCAGTTGCTTAGAAAACGCTACGCGTGACCTTTATCTCGGGATgtactttgatttttaaaataggaGGAATGTTAAATGATGTCTCATGGCAGCACCTTTCAGCAAGTGTTGGAAGTTCCCACTGTGTTTTTTCCAGTTATTACTCCTGTTCTTTCCAAGATGTCTTCGAGGGGTTCGGCCCATTACCTCACTTAGATAGGAACACTCTGGTCCGAATTAGCAGATTTATGACGATGTCAACTTTGAAGGGCATACAGATCACTTGAACCAAATCAGAGGCACAAAAGCTCTTTAAATATCTATGCTTCAGTTCCTTTCAAACTAGGAAATTTGCCTATTTAATCGTTTTATTCAAAATGAGCTAACTTCTGTAAATCTATCAATGTGTAACAAACAGTAGGATAGTTTAGTGATTGATTTGATTAGAGGTGAGTCACTGATCTCATTTTCTTGTGCCTTCCTTATattcatttttgattaaataatcaGCCATGAAGACTTTGGCGAATGTTGAGGATTTTGAGTGCTTTTGCAGTGCTGTTTGATTGTATAGAAGCCTCCAGTGTATATTAGACAAATACTCCACAGGATTAAATGTAAAACCTAATCTGGTCCAAAAAATATCACCCCCACTTCTGTCCAAGACGTTTGCCTACATTAATTTTAGAAATAGATCCTAGTCTTTTAGTGTGAATGTGCTTGGCATCCagcagcatttttgtttttggttgaaaataaatactgatttAAATAGTCATAACGGCACATCAAAtgcttttgttatgtttttgccCCCTTTGTATTTTAGTTAAGGGACCAATCAATACATTTTTGGGACACATGATTGTAGTTAATCAAAGCTACTCTGCACACCTTTCTATGCATACTGAACCTGAAgaaggggaaaaagaagaagtggaTGGCTGGATTCCATATTTTGCAAATCGAAtgttaagtaaaacaaaaatctgttctGCTTTTATAATTGTGTTGATTTGTACTTCGTTGGTATTCAGAATGATGTGGCTACATTTTAATACTTGAATAAAAGTTCTGTTTGGGTTTGTCCACGATGTTCAATGTGGGTCCTGAATAAACGGTATGTATGTTTTATGCTGCCGAGTCCCAAGTAACTGATGATTCACTGGGAAATGTGGCAGCGGAGGTTATTACTTTCAACATTAACAAAGTCCCAGAGGTattattacacattttttagGCTTTCTATGACTACAGGTTTCTATAATATTCTAATATCTTACATGTAAATGAGTAATTTTACGCACAAAGTATTTAGTGTTTTATGACCAAAGCTTTTAGTGCTCTATCCTCAAGAAGTTAAAGtatagaaaatacaaaattattctgGGAAGTCTTGCATTTTAATGTCTACTGCATTGTTGCAAACAGTCAATAAATGATACACAGTGTTTAAAGGACTTTGAACATGTAGCGCGGAAGAACAGTGCACATGAAACACTTCATAATCTTAAAAAAAGTACCTTAATTTTGAATTCCTTCCTTCACGTTGAGTAATCTAGCACAATTATAAGGCCACAAGAAAATTTCTGTATATTTCTCATGATTATAATACagtatttctcaaataaaagctaaaatgagATGAACCCCAATTAGTGATcattaaaaagtcaaagtaacTTTTAACTAATGTAATGAAACTAAAATCTATTTACTATTTAgctgagtaaaaataaatacaaagataacaacaaaaatgttgactCAATTCTTTTGTGAGGTACTTCTAAAAAAGCTAAAAGTTAGATTTCTGAGTACTTTTTATAGGAACATTACTTACCATTAAATATAGAAATAGGTAAGGCTACTTAGCTATAGCTATGCGTCAAACAATCTTTTCCATCTTCTTAATAACATACACATTTTTGATAGCAATAATAAACACctattttaataagaaattacttttttctttttgcttttaaagagaGGTTgttctaaagagaaaaaaagaagaggataAGATATACCTCTGGCTGGAAGCAAAAGTCTAATTCAAGTTTTCAGAGTATGCTGTTATATTCTGAAGAAAGTCTGGAACACATTCACTTTAAAAGCTTGTTAATTTGTAAGCCTGTGTTCAGTTTGAAGAGGTTTAGGTCCTAAAGGGCAATTAAtgtttgcaagtaaaaaaaaaaaaaggtgaaaaaaagaaaacctaagAGACATACAATCAAAGTTCTAAAAATGATGGACAATAACAATATAGTTTGCCACCACAAAATCAAATATCAGTCCATACAAGATAGGAGTACCACCAGCAGCGTATTTCCTCAATGACCAACAATATAAGTACCATGTAGAATAGATAAATCCAGTTCTTGCATAAAACTGCATAGTTTTATAGTCtcaaaagacaacaacaacaacaatctttaaatttctgtgcttcttcattttggattttggatACATACTTTTTTTCAGTCTCTATTGACCTTTAATTATTAATTCATGACTTTCTGTCTTTCAGGTCTAGAGTTAATGCTTAACTGGAACCATCTGACTTAACTGGATGAAGGTTGAGCATGTTTGCAAGAAACACTTTGGGCAGATCTGGTGTGAAAGATGTGATGAATGTATGGACCAGCATCTCTCCTACACAGTGTTAATGATGGTGCAAACTGCTAAGGATGGTGGGgaatctgtgatgctgtgggcttgtttgttttccaaagaaCCTGAATATCTTATATTAGCGAACATGGCATTATTACATCTGAAATATCAGgtgattttgaataaaatgggGTGATGTTTTAACAGGACAATAATAAAACCTAAGCGCTGTCCTGTTGGTAGAATGAAGTTCATATAGTAGAGGGAAGTAGTTACTTCTTAAAGAGGTCAAGGTCAGATTTTCACATGCATATTCTTTAAGAAtgaaatcttgttttaaaaaatgtaatttattcagGTTATAGAAAACAGAAGTTATAGCAAACGCACAATAAAGCTGATGTCAAAAGCACAAATGTGTAAATCTGAAAGTAAAACGCGAAtgatttaaatgtcatttaaatcACATTGCGAGGTTATATTTCAACATAGCAGCTGTTAAAACATAACCTGGGCAggataaataataatgaaaagacatacaaccaatcagagacaagTTGTTTACCACTTCCTGGCACATGGGATGTTTCTCATCCAGTAGAGATGAACTTGACGC
It encodes the following:
- the dtx3 gene encoding putative E3 ubiquitin-protein ligase DTX3 isoform X1, giving the protein MFFYFVLTPTRTQERRRDRKREEGDGAQSSLIQPHSSLTGSGELLRGVRTLYSHLEEFMGSQVSSDEMSVRAGQGSDEVLVSQAVWDYLAAAGRPWLIDFQHKQGMSAGIIRRGERGGCCAVRLQPVEGSRSTRSGMMDGPISSETRKAFIDLCRCARKEMSKQEGGPKRKRALLPCVGVLEQNGEGNLQAPPSLPRRSQRQQQRFRKPADEEVCAMLHEASLRKDMDSGIGSHSEAEDSGICSICMGDIVERTTLEKCGHSFCRSCLERAFKVKQACPVCRLVYGQLVGNQPANGSMMVERDPDMELPGHEGYGCICIIYSFPPGVQTLDHPNPGIRYPGTDRVAYLPDSPEGNRVLGLLRRAFEQRLIFTIGTSMTTGLQNVITWNDIHHKTSIFGGPPCFGYPDPTYLVRVTEELREKGIAMN
- the dtx3 gene encoding putative E3 ubiquitin-protein ligase DTX3 isoform X3, translating into MGSQVSSDEMSVRAGQGSDEVLVSQAVWDYLAAAGRPWLIDFQHKQGMSAGIIRRGERGGCCAVRLQPVEGSRSTRSGMMDGPISSETRKAFIDLCRCARKEMSKQEGGPKRKRALLPCVGVLEQNGEGNLQAPPSLPRRSQRQQQRFRKPADEEVCAMLHEASLRKDMDSGIGSHSEAEDSGICSICMGDIVERTTLEKCGHSFCRSCLERAFKVKQACPVCRLVYGQLVGNQPANGSMMVERDPDMELPGHEGYGCICIIYSFPPGVQTLDHPNPGIRYPGTDRVAYLPDSPEGNRVLGLLRRAFEQRLIFTIGTSMTTGLQNVITWNDIHHKTSIFGGPPCFGYPDPTYLVRVTEELREKGIAMN
- the dtx3 gene encoding putative E3 ubiquitin-protein ligase DTX3 isoform X2; this translates as MLTLYSHLEEFMGSQVSSDEMSVRAGQGSDEVLVSQAVWDYLAAAGRPWLIDFQHKQGMSAGIIRRGERGGCCAVRLQPVEGSRSTRSGMMDGPISSETRKAFIDLCRCARKEMSKQEGGPKRKRALLPCVGVLEQNGEGNLQAPPSLPRRSQRQQQRFRKPADEEVCAMLHEASLRKDMDSGIGSHSEAEDSGICSICMGDIVERTTLEKCGHSFCRSCLERAFKVKQACPVCRLVYGQLVGNQPANGSMMVERDPDMELPGHEGYGCICIIYSFPPGVQTLDHPNPGIRYPGTDRVAYLPDSPEGNRVLGLLRRAFEQRLIFTIGTSMTTGLQNVITWNDIHHKTSIFGGPPCFGYPDPTYLVRVTEELREKGIAMN